The Panacibacter microcysteis genome includes a window with the following:
- the feoB gene encoding ferrous iron transport protein B, with product MPDPGLHIALVGNPNSGKTSLFNVLTGLNQKVGNFPGVTVDKKTGYTSFENKTSAAVIDLPGTYSLYPRRADEWVAYKVLMDADEDIKPDMILLVADASNLKRNLLFCSQIIDLKYPVVVALSMMDIARKKGIEIDVQGLERELGVPVIPVNPRKNKGIAQLKKALLQTSKDAFIANKYDFIGNKELAPEAIAGVQQLYPQLSDYASIHYLINHENFPLANAMQETIEQIEVNTRFNATKTQAEEIMQRYGRIKQIMQQAVVEPDPLQKKLFTEQLDNLLLHRFWGYVILLAVLFLLFQSIFWLAQFPMDAIDWGFSKITGWFNNILPDAWWGDLLTNGLLAGLNGILVFVPQIMILFGLITILEDTGYMARISFLSDKLMRKVGLNGKSVMPMISGFACAVPAIMSARNIENRKERLLTILVTPLMSCSARLPVFTILIALVVPNTYYLGFLSLQGLVMMALYLLGTVMALIVSSVLKFFIKLQEKSFFILELPVYRAPRWKNVGITMVEKARIFITDAGKIIIVISLLLWFLSSYGPSSRMDVVEQKYAALQASQTTEEGKAELEKQYSAEKLQNSYAGILGKSIEPAIKPLGYDWKIGIALITSFAAREVFVGTMATLYSVEEDDDSTLKQKMESAKREDGSKVYTLGTALSLMVFYLLAMQCMSTLAVVKRETRTWKWPVVQLIYMTALAYFMSWVVFNIF from the coding sequence TTGCCAGATCCAGGTTTACATATCGCGTTAGTTGGAAACCCCAATAGTGGTAAAACCTCGTTGTTCAATGTACTTACGGGTCTTAACCAGAAAGTAGGCAATTTTCCCGGTGTAACAGTTGACAAAAAAACCGGTTATACCAGTTTCGAGAATAAAACATCAGCGGCAGTTATTGACCTTCCCGGCACATACAGTCTTTACCCCAGGCGTGCAGATGAATGGGTGGCTTACAAAGTACTCATGGATGCAGACGAAGACATTAAGCCCGACATGATTTTGCTGGTGGCCGATGCCAGTAATTTAAAACGCAACCTGCTGTTCTGCAGCCAGATCATCGATCTCAAATATCCTGTGGTGGTAGCACTATCTATGATGGATATTGCACGCAAAAAAGGCATTGAGATAGATGTGCAGGGGCTGGAAAGAGAACTGGGTGTTCCGGTAATTCCTGTAAACCCACGAAAGAATAAAGGCATTGCCCAGCTAAAAAAAGCTTTACTGCAAACATCGAAAGATGCTTTCATCGCCAACAAATACGATTTTATTGGCAACAAAGAACTGGCGCCGGAAGCTATTGCCGGTGTGCAGCAGCTATACCCGCAATTAAGCGATTACGCGTCTATACATTACCTCATTAACCATGAAAATTTTCCGCTGGCAAATGCCATGCAGGAAACTATTGAGCAAATAGAGGTAAATACCAGGTTTAATGCTACCAAAACGCAGGCAGAAGAAATCATGCAACGGTATGGGCGTATAAAGCAGATCATGCAGCAGGCTGTGGTAGAGCCAGACCCCTTGCAGAAAAAACTGTTTACCGAACAATTAGATAATTTATTGCTGCACAGGTTTTGGGGTTATGTTATCCTGCTTGCGGTATTGTTCCTGCTCTTTCAAAGTATTTTCTGGCTGGCACAGTTTCCTATGGACGCAATTGACTGGGGCTTTTCAAAAATTACGGGCTGGTTCAACAATATTTTACCGGATGCATGGTGGGGAGACCTGCTTACCAATGGTTTGCTGGCGGGCCTCAATGGCATACTTGTGTTTGTACCACAGATCATGATATTGTTTGGGCTCATTACCATTTTAGAAGATACCGGCTATATGGCGCGCATCAGTTTTTTAAGCGATAAACTCATGCGCAAGGTTGGCCTGAACGGCAAAAGCGTGATGCCCATGATCAGCGGGTTTGCCTGCGCCGTACCTGCCATTATGAGCGCACGCAATATTGAGAACAGGAAAGAACGGCTGCTCACCATTCTTGTTACACCTCTCATGAGTTGCAGTGCAAGGCTACCGGTGTTTACCATTCTTATTGCACTCGTCGTTCCCAATACTTACTATCTGGGCTTTCTTAGTTTACAGGGTTTGGTAATGATGGCACTTTACCTGCTGGGCACCGTAATGGCGCTTATTGTAAGCAGCGTGTTGAAATTCTTTATAAAGCTGCAGGAGAAAAGTTTCTTCATACTCGAGCTGCCGGTTTACCGTGCCCCACGATGGAAAAATGTAGGCATAACAATGGTGGAAAAAGCACGCATTTTTATAACCGATGCCGGCAAGATCATTATCGTTATCAGTTTATTGCTTTGGTTCCTCAGCAGTTATGGCCCTTCATCGCGGATGGATGTAGTGGAGCAGAAATATGCCGCACTGCAGGCCTCGCAAACCACGGAAGAAGGCAAAGCCGAACTGGAAAAACAATATAGCGCTGAAAAACTGCAGAACTCTTATGCGGGTATACTCGGCAAATCAATTGAGCCTGCCATTAAACCCCTGGGCTACGATTGGAAAATCGGCATTGCGTTGATCACTTCATTTGCTGCCAGGGAAGTTTTTGTTGGCACCATGGCTACACTTTACAGCGTGGAAGAAGATGACGACAGTACGCTGAAACAAAAAATGGAAAGCGCCAAACGCGAAGATGGCAGCAAAGTATATACGCTTGGTACGGCTTTGTCCCTGATGGTGTTTTACCTGCTTGCCATGCAATGCATGAGCACCCTGGCCGTTGTAAAGCGTGAAACCCGCACATGGAAATGGCCCGTTGTACAGCTTATTTACATGACAGCCCTTGCCTACTTTATGAGTTGGGTTGTATTCAACATTTTCTAA
- a CDS encoding putative DNA modification/repair radical SAM protein — translation MSDRIREKLEILADAAKYDVSCASSGSNRKNDNKGLGNTGNGICHAYTEDGRCVSLLKILLTNFCIYDCAYCVSRKSNDIQRAAFTVQEVVDLTINFYRRNYIEGLFLSSGIFKNPDYTMERLVLVAKKLRTEHKFNGYIHLKTIPGASDELMHEAALYADRLSVNVEMPTKESLQLLAPDKNREAMIKPMRFIDKAIIQNREEKKIFKKTPLYAPAGQSTQMVIGATPETDFQVLYLSHFFYKKFHLRRVYYSGYVPISNDNRLPAIGTPVPMIRENRLYQADWLMRFYHFKVDEIVDAANPLLDTEVDPKLSWALRNMHLFPVDINRADYMLIMRVPGIGLRSAQKICEARKFTRLNIEHLKKIGISLNKAKHFIQSENSCKDLQPEKIKQLILQEGRSKYKANFSTQLSVF, via the coding sequence ATGAGTGACAGAATTAGGGAGAAGCTAGAGATTCTTGCAGATGCCGCCAAATATGATGTAAGCTGTGCCAGCAGCGGGAGCAATCGTAAAAATGATAATAAGGGTTTGGGTAACACCGGTAATGGTATTTGTCATGCCTATACAGAAGACGGCAGGTGCGTAAGCCTGCTAAAAATACTCCTGACCAACTTTTGCATTTACGATTGTGCCTATTGTGTAAGCAGGAAAAGCAACGACATACAAAGAGCCGCGTTTACTGTGCAGGAAGTAGTTGACCTTACCATTAATTTTTACCGTCGTAATTATATAGAAGGCCTTTTTCTTAGTTCGGGCATTTTTAAAAATCCGGATTATACCATGGAGCGGCTGGTACTCGTAGCAAAGAAGCTACGTACCGAACATAAATTCAACGGGTATATACATCTGAAAACCATTCCCGGCGCAAGTGATGAATTGATGCACGAAGCTGCATTGTATGCAGACCGGTTGAGTGTAAACGTAGAAATGCCCACCAAGGAAAGTCTACAATTACTTGCACCTGATAAAAACCGCGAAGCCATGATAAAGCCGATGCGCTTTATTGACAAGGCCATTATTCAAAACCGGGAAGAGAAGAAAATTTTCAAAAAAACACCGTTGTATGCACCGGCGGGCCAAAGTACGCAAATGGTAATAGGTGCCACACCTGAAACAGATTTCCAAGTACTCTATCTTTCTCATTTCTTTTACAAAAAGTTTCACCTGCGTCGGGTATATTATTCCGGTTATGTGCCTATTAGCAACGATAACAGGCTGCCGGCAATTGGTACACCCGTACCCATGATTCGCGAAAACCGTTTGTACCAGGCCGATTGGCTGATGCGTTTCTACCATTTTAAAGTAGATGAGATTGTTGATGCAGCTAACCCGCTACTTGATACAGAGGTTGATCCAAAGCTCTCGTGGGCGTTGCGGAACATGCATTTATTCCCGGTTGATATTAACCGTGCTGACTACATGTTGATTATGCGTGTACCCGGAATAGGCTTACGTTCCGCACAAAAGATTTGCGAAGCAAGAAAGTTTACCCGCTTAAATATTGAACACCTCAAAAAAATCGGTATCAGCCTTAATAAAGCAAAGCACTTCATTCAATCTGAAAATTCGTGTAAAGACCTGCAGCCGGAAAAAATAAAACAACTGATTTTACAGGAAGGACGCAGCAAGTACAAGGCTAACTTTTCAACACAATTATCTGTCTTTTGA
- a CDS encoding NifU family protein: MIKTGNPVISIYTEMTPNPETMKFVANKLLYPGKSIDFPDETTAAPSPLAKELFSFPFIKSVFIASNFVTLTKTSETDEWQDVIPTVKQFLKEYLENGGPVVNEDEVAKVKQEASNTVTADDDDVVKRIKELLDNYVRPAVEMDGGAIQFKSYDAGIVNLMLQGSCSGCPSSMITLKAGIEGMMKRMIPEVKEVVAEAE; this comes from the coding sequence ATGATTAAAACAGGCAACCCGGTTATCAGCATTTATACAGAAATGACGCCTAACCCGGAAACAATGAAATTTGTGGCCAATAAGCTGCTATACCCCGGCAAGAGCATCGATTTTCCGGATGAAACAACTGCTGCGCCATCGCCGCTTGCGAAAGAGTTATTTAGTTTTCCTTTTATAAAAAGCGTGTTTATTGCCAGCAATTTTGTTACGCTTACGAAAACCTCTGAAACAGATGAGTGGCAGGATGTAATACCTACCGTGAAACAGTTTTTGAAAGAATACCTTGAAAACGGCGGTCCTGTAGTTAACGAAGACGAAGTGGCCAAAGTAAAGCAGGAAGCGAGCAATACCGTAACTGCAGACGATGACGATGTTGTAAAACGCATCAAAGAACTGCTCGATAATTATGTACGCCCTGCTGTGGAAATGGATGGCGGCGCCATACAGTTTAAAAGTTACGACGCAGGTATTGTAAACCTTATGCTGCAGGGTAGCTGCAGTGGTTGCCCGTCTTCTATGATTACACTAAAGGCAGGTATAGAAGGAATGATGAAACGTATGATACCGGAAGTAAAAGAAGTAGTGGCCGAAGCAGAATAA
- a CDS encoding lycopene cyclase family protein, with the protein MALHFFFLPHLYFLLETHYDYIITGAGCAGLSLLYRMMQHPFFSNKKILVADKAEKNHNDRTWCFWETKPGMFEDVVHHKWKQVDFYSGHFSARFDIEPYTYKMIRGIDFYRFVLSKAAANKNVTIVYGSVAAVSCNNDGASVVIDGEIFTARYVFNSILFKENTPPATAGKLYHLQQHFKGWLIETPANAFDERVATFMDFRVSQQYGTTFVYVLPLAANKALVEYTLFTKSLLPQHAYDEGLQHYISNFLKLKDYIVTETEFGIIPMTNFHFSKGSGNVINLGTAGGNTKASSGYTFRFIQKHSDAVIEKLVQQKHPQVLQNIMQKRFGLYDSTLLNVLSNNKLGGDRVFADMFRKNPVQRVFRFLDNETNPVEELKLVSSVPTKVFLPAAVQELFR; encoded by the coding sequence TTGGCATTACACTTCTTTTTTCTTCCACATTTATATTTTTTACTGGAAACACATTACGATTATATTATCACTGGTGCAGGTTGCGCAGGTCTTTCTTTGTTATACAGGATGATGCAGCACCCTTTTTTTAGCAATAAGAAAATTCTTGTAGCAGACAAAGCTGAAAAGAACCACAACGACCGTACCTGGTGCTTCTGGGAAACAAAGCCCGGCATGTTCGAAGACGTTGTGCACCACAAATGGAAACAGGTAGATTTTTACTCCGGTCATTTTTCTGCCAGGTTCGATATTGAACCTTATACCTACAAAATGATCAGGGGCATCGATTTTTACCGGTTTGTGCTATCGAAAGCTGCGGCAAATAAAAATGTTACGATCGTCTACGGCAGCGTAGCAGCTGTATCGTGCAACAATGACGGCGCGTCGGTAGTTATTGATGGTGAAATTTTTACTGCACGGTATGTTTTCAACAGCATACTTTTTAAAGAAAATACACCACCGGCAACAGCAGGCAAACTTTACCATCTGCAGCAACATTTTAAAGGTTGGCTTATCGAAACACCCGCCAATGCTTTTGATGAACGTGTTGCCACTTTTATGGATTTCCGCGTTAGCCAGCAATATGGTACCACGTTTGTTTATGTGCTGCCACTCGCGGCAAACAAGGCATTGGTGGAGTATACTTTGTTTACCAAATCGCTGCTTCCGCAACATGCATATGACGAAGGTTTGCAACACTACATCAGCAATTTTTTAAAGCTTAAAGATTATATAGTTACCGAAACCGAATTTGGCATTATTCCCATGACCAATTTTCATTTTAGTAAAGGCAGTGGCAATGTCATCAACCTGGGTACTGCGGGCGGCAATACGAAGGCCAGCAGCGGTTATACCTTCCGTTTTATACAAAAACATTCTGATGCGGTAATAGAAAAGCTGGTGCAGCAAAAACATCCGCAGGTGTTACAAAATATTATGCAAAAAAGATTCGGGTTGTATGATAGTACGCTCTTAAACGTCTTAAGCAATAACAAGCTGGGCGGAGACCGTGTGTTTGCAGATATGTTTCGCAAAAACCCGGTTCAGCGCGTTTTTCGCTTCCTTGATAATGAGACAAATCCTGTTGAAGAGTTAAAACTTGTAAGCAGTGTGCCCACTAAAGTATTTTTGCCTGCAGCGGTACAGGAATTGTTCCGTTAA
- a CDS encoding YceI family protein: protein MRTIFTTIAIAIASMAFVSAELKPVDTAEAVTFTIKNFGINTRGEIKGLKGTIKWDAANPAASVFNVTADAKTVNTGIEMRDNHLRKEEYLNVEKYPLISFASTSVTGNTIKGNLTIKGVTKEISFPFTVKPSNGGYLFEGSFDINRRDFGVGGGSVSLSNNLSVSLKVQAK, encoded by the coding sequence ATGCGTACCATTTTTACTACCATAGCTATTGCCATTGCATCAATGGCATTTGTATCTGCAGAACTTAAGCCGGTAGATACCGCCGAGGCAGTTACATTTACCATCAAAAATTTTGGTATCAATACCAGGGGAGAGATCAAAGGGTTAAAGGGAACTATTAAGTGGGATGCTGCAAACCCTGCGGCATCGGTATTTAACGTTACGGCAGATGCAAAAACCGTCAATACCGGTATTGAAATGCGCGATAACCATTTGCGCAAAGAAGAATACCTCAATGTAGAAAAATACCCGCTTATCAGTTTTGCCAGCACATCTGTTACGGGTAATACTATAAAGGGTAACCTGACCATTAAAGGTGTTACCAAAGAGATCAGTTTTCCCTTTACGGTAAAGCCGTCAAACGGCGGTTATTTGTTTGAAGGATCTTTTGATATCAACCGCAGAGATTTTGGAGTTGGAGGCGGCAGTGTTTCATTAAGTAATAATTTAAGTGTGTCGCTTAAAGTACAGGCTAAATAG
- a CDS encoding arsenate reductase family protein, with amino-acid sequence MKKIYHLSTCDTTQNILKEVDAVKKGADLQDIKTEKITPAQLDEMKKLAGSYEALFSRRALKYRAMGLHEKELAEKDYRKLILEEYTFLKRPVAIVNDQIFIGNTKAVVAALKSAL; translated from the coding sequence ATGAAGAAGATATACCACCTCAGCACCTGCGATACTACACAGAACATTCTGAAAGAAGTAGATGCTGTAAAAAAGGGTGCTGACCTGCAGGATATCAAAACAGAGAAAATTACCCCTGCACAACTGGATGAAATGAAAAAACTGGCGGGTAGCTATGAAGCGTTGTTTAGCCGCCGTGCACTTAAGTATCGTGCAATGGGCCTGCACGAAAAAGAGCTTGCTGAAAAAGATTACCGCAAACTTATTCTTGAAGAATATACTTTTCTTAAAAGACCTGTAGCTATTGTAAATGACCAGATATTCATCGGCAACACAAAGGCAGTTGTCGCTGCTTTAAAGTCTGCTTTGTGA
- a CDS encoding carbon-nitrogen hydrolase family protein produces the protein MKIALASPLYPASIANAVEQADALAKSAAEQQATIVCFPETFIPGYPLPEFVPETSTPENMRAALNSICSIAAKHAIAMIVPMDWYSNEGVLNVAFVVDEQGKVQGYQAKNQLDPSEDAMWVAGTERILFEVQGLKFGITICHEGFRYPESVRWAAANGAAVVFHPHFTGSNTTGAKLTEWGAKANPYYEKAMMMRALENTVYFASVNYATAFQESASSVIAPDGNCIAYQPYGETGVVVATVDPALATGKLAKRFKPALYQYGSQSRL, from the coding sequence ATGAAAATCGCATTGGCTTCCCCGCTATACCCTGCATCAATTGCAAATGCTGTTGAACAGGCAGATGCACTGGCAAAATCGGCCGCGGAACAACAGGCAACCATCGTCTGTTTTCCGGAAACTTTTATTCCCGGTTATCCCTTACCGGAGTTTGTGCCGGAAACTTCAACACCCGAAAATATGCGGGCTGCGTTGAATAGTATTTGTTCAATAGCCGCAAAGCATGCCATTGCTATGATTGTTCCAATGGACTGGTATAGCAATGAAGGCGTTTTGAACGTGGCTTTTGTCGTTGACGAACAGGGGAAGGTGCAAGGCTACCAGGCCAAAAACCAGCTTGATCCGTCAGAAGATGCGATGTGGGTAGCGGGTACAGAAAGAATATTGTTTGAAGTGCAGGGTTTGAAATTTGGCATCACCATATGCCATGAAGGTTTCCGTTACCCGGAGTCTGTAAGGTGGGCTGCAGCCAATGGTGCCGCAGTGGTTTTTCACCCTCACTTTACAGGCAGTAATACGACAGGTGCAAAGCTTACAGAATGGGGCGCAAAAGCAAACCCATATTATGAGAAAGCCATGATGATGCGCGCACTTGAAAATACGGTCTACTTTGCAAGCGTTAACTATGCCACTGCTTTCCAGGAGTCGGCCAGTTCTGTTATTGCGCCGGATGGCAATTGTATTGCATACCAGCCCTACGGCGAAACAGGTGTAGTGGTAGCCACAGTAGACCCCGCTTTGGCCACCGGTAAACTGGCCAAAAGGTTTAAGCCTGCTCTGTACCAATACGGATCACAAAGCAGACTTTAA
- a CDS encoding TIGR03915 family putative DNA repair protein — protein MIQTVLYDGSFPGFFAAVFEIYEYKIVEPDIQTEGSANISLFSTPHISIPDKAKALRVMKALQDKITVAAFGNFYRAYLSELPGIENVLFRYIKYVISSKDSVEKNFANPDVLMIQQTAHKTDREKHRMKAFIRFQKTKDELYYAIVQPDFNVLPLISSHFEKRYADQRWLIYDTRRKYGLYYDLKNVEEVNIAFNDQLQSPCALSTIYDEKEDIYQSLWRAYFDSVNIKARKNTKLHIQHMPKRYWRYLVEKQPG, from the coding sequence ATGATACAAACTGTACTATACGACGGAAGCTTCCCCGGCTTTTTTGCCGCTGTATTCGAGATCTACGAATACAAAATTGTTGAACCCGATATTCAAACAGAGGGTAGCGCTAACATCAGTCTTTTTTCAACACCTCACATAAGTATACCAGATAAAGCAAAAGCCTTAAGGGTTATGAAAGCCTTGCAGGACAAAATAACGGTAGCGGCTTTTGGAAATTTTTACCGTGCTTATCTTTCGGAATTACCGGGAATTGAAAATGTATTGTTCCGTTATATAAAATATGTTATCAGCAGCAAAGATTCGGTTGAAAAGAATTTTGCCAATCCTGATGTTTTGATGATTCAGCAAACCGCGCATAAGACCGACAGGGAAAAACATCGTATGAAAGCTTTTATACGCTTTCAAAAAACCAAAGACGAGTTATATTATGCCATTGTACAACCAGATTTCAATGTATTGCCGCTTATAAGCAGCCATTTTGAAAAACGATATGCAGATCAACGCTGGCTAATTTATGATACGCGGAGAAAGTATGGTTTGTATTACGATCTGAAGAACGTGGAAGAAGTAAATATTGCATTTAATGATCAGTTGCAAAGCCCGTGTGCGCTTAGTACGATCTATGACGAAAAAGAAGATATTTATCAATCTTTATGGAGAGCTTATTTTGACAGTGTCAATATAAAGGCCCGGAAAAATACGAAGCTGCATATTCAGCATATGCCTAAACGTTACTGGCGGTATCTTGTTGAAAAACAGCCAGGTTAA
- the cysS gene encoding cysteine--tRNA ligase: MSLKIYNSLTRQKEVFTPITEGHVGMYVCGPTVSGESHLGHARPYITFDVVFRYFLHLGYKVRYVRNITDAGHFEEEGREAEDKISKKAALERLEPMELVHKYTSLFHKAMRAFNNLEPSIEPTATGHIVEQIVMIEKIIADGYAYVANGSVYFDVEKYNTDYSRKGLPYGMLSGRILEDMLETTRELDNQEEKKNKADFALWKNAPPEHIMRWVSPWGEGFPGWHIECSAMSTKYLGEEFDLHGGGMDLQFPHHECEIAQSTVCNHKTPARFWMHNNMITINGRKMGKSYNNVITFTQLFSGDHPMLEQGYQPMTIRFFILQTHYRSTLDFGNEALQAAEKGLKRLWESYENLQALQPGNAVSANKELEAKVLKLLEEFDEFMNDDFNTAKVLANMFELVPVINGIKDKHIPSDALSAAVWAQLQQKMKVYIEDIFGLKDETIADDGKLDGVLQILMTLRKEAKTRKDYVTSDKIRNELAQLGVMLKDEKDGSMSYSIA; this comes from the coding sequence ATGTCACTTAAAATATACAATTCATTAACCCGGCAAAAAGAAGTATTTACACCTATTACAGAAGGCCACGTGGGCATGTATGTGTGCGGACCAACCGTAAGCGGCGAAAGCCATCTTGGCCATGCCAGGCCATACATAACGTTTGATGTGGTGTTCCGTTACTTTTTGCACCTTGGTTATAAAGTAAGATATGTAAGAAACATCACCGATGCCGGCCACTTTGAAGAAGAGGGCCGCGAGGCGGAAGACAAAATAAGCAAGAAAGCAGCGTTGGAACGACTGGAGCCTATGGAACTGGTACACAAATACACCAGCCTGTTTCATAAAGCCATGCGCGCTTTCAATAATCTGGAGCCCAGTATAGAACCTACGGCAACCGGCCATATTGTAGAACAAATTGTGATGATCGAAAAGATCATTGCAGATGGTTATGCCTATGTTGCCAACGGTTCCGTGTATTTCGATGTAGAAAAGTACAATACCGATTATTCCAGGAAAGGATTACCATATGGCATGCTGAGCGGCAGAATTCTCGAAGACATGCTCGAAACAACCCGTGAGCTTGACAACCAGGAAGAGAAAAAAAACAAGGCAGACTTTGCATTGTGGAAAAATGCGCCGCCGGAGCATATTATGCGCTGGGTAAGTCCGTGGGGCGAGGGTTTCCCCGGCTGGCACATTGAGTGCTCTGCCATGAGCACCAAATACCTGGGCGAAGAATTTGATCTCCATGGCGGTGGTATGGACCTGCAGTTTCCGCACCATGAATGCGAGATTGCACAAAGTACCGTTTGCAACCATAAAACACCTGCCCGTTTCTGGATGCACAATAACATGATCACCATCAACGGCAGAAAAATGGGTAAAAGCTACAATAACGTTATTACGTTTACGCAGCTTTTCTCGGGCGATCATCCCATGCTGGAGCAGGGTTACCAACCCATGACCATTCGCTTTTTTATCCTGCAAACACATTACCGCTCCACGCTCGATTTTGGTAATGAAGCTTTACAGGCCGCAGAAAAAGGGTTAAAACGTTTGTGGGAATCTTACGAAAACCTGCAGGCACTGCAACCGGGCAATGCTGTATCTGCCAATAAAGAGCTGGAAGCAAAAGTGCTCAAACTGCTGGAAGAATTTGATGAATTTATGAACGATGACTTCAACACTGCAAAAGTGCTGGCCAATATGTTTGAACTCGTACCGGTTATCAACGGCATAAAAGACAAACATATTCCTTCAGATGCACTGAGCGCCGCTGTGTGGGCACAGTTGCAGCAAAAAATGAAAGTATACATCGAAGATATATTTGGTCTTAAAGATGAAACTATTGCAGACGACGGAAAGCTGGACGGCGTGTTGCAGATATTGATGACTTTACGCAAAGAAGCAAAGACACGCAAAGATTATGTTACCAGTGATAAAATAAGAAACGAACTGGCACAACTGGGTGTTATGCTCAAAGATGAAAAAGATGGAAGCATGAGTTATTCAATAGCATAG
- a CDS encoding endonuclease/exonuclease/phosphatase family protein: protein MAISIIRKITKWVFLSLNILCCLLFLLSCLSLYISPAEWAPVGFLALTVPYLVIILFFYIIFWLIAKPKMAIISAVVLAIGWKQVVVIAAWHPAAGFKEVKAPTSIRIVSWNVRGLYGISTNFYTQQRNRKEIADLINKSGADVVCLQEFNNIFAKEDPNYNNIGLFTKTYPYYYFSKDFKNDQGTYYSGVIIFSRYKILNEERIAYKGKNPESLIRADLLAGNDTITVFTTHLQSFAFSKEDYRNIEKIKQTDDEVLEASENIYTKMKGAFYNRADQAQTVKNTIAGSTHPSVICGDFNDVPNSYTYFHIRGERQDAFLKSSFGIGRTFNALAPTLRIDYILPDNNFEVKQFELVDEGLSDHHLLMADLSLKK, encoded by the coding sequence ATGGCAATAAGTATTATCAGGAAGATTACTAAATGGGTGTTTCTTTCACTGAACATACTGTGCTGCCTGCTGTTTTTACTTTCGTGTTTGTCCTTATACATAAGCCCGGCAGAATGGGCACCGGTAGGTTTTCTTGCACTTACAGTACCCTATCTTGTTATTATATTATTTTTTTATATCATTTTCTGGCTTATAGCCAAGCCTAAAATGGCCATTATTTCGGCAGTTGTATTGGCTATCGGCTGGAAACAGGTAGTGGTTATAGCCGCATGGCACCCGGCTGCCGGTTTTAAAGAAGTAAAAGCACCAACATCCATCCGTATTGTGTCGTGGAATGTGCGTGGCCTGTATGGCATAAGTACCAACTTTTATACACAACAACGCAACAGGAAAGAGATTGCAGACCTGATCAATAAATCAGGTGCAGACGTGGTTTGCCTGCAGGAGTTTAATAATATTTTTGCAAAGGAAGACCCCAATTACAACAACATTGGCCTGTTTACAAAAACATACCCTTATTACTATTTCTCCAAAGATTTTAAGAATGACCAGGGAACTTATTATTCCGGCGTTATTATCTTCTCAAGGTATAAAATACTAAATGAAGAACGTATAGCATACAAGGGCAAAAACCCGGAAAGCCTTATTCGTGCAGATCTGCTGGCAGGCAATGATACCATTACTGTTTTTACTACCCATCTTCAATCTTTTGCATTTAGCAAGGAAGATTACAGGAATATCGAAAAAATAAAGCAGACAGATGATGAAGTGCTGGAAGCATCAGAAAACATTTACACTAAAATGAAAGGTGCCTTTTATAACCGGGCAGACCAGGCGCAAACGGTAAAAAACACCATTGCCGGCAGTACACATCCATCTGTTATATGTGGCGATTTTAATGACGTACCAAACTCATATACCTATTTTCATATACGCGGAGAAAGACAGGATGCTTTTCTAAAATCTTCTTTTGGCATTGGCAGAACATTCAATGCCCTGGCGCCAACATTGCGCATCGATTACATTTTGCCGGATAACAATTTTGAAGTAAAGCAGTTTGAACTGGTAGACGAAGGCCTCAGCGATCATCATCTTTTAATGGCTGATTTAAGTTTAAAAAAATAA
- a CDS encoding lmo0937 family membrane protein, producing the protein MRSLLYIIAVILVIGWLLGFFVYSTTGLIHILLVLAVISLLLGVIQKA; encoded by the coding sequence ATGAGAAGTTTATTGTATATAATCGCGGTAATCCTTGTTATTGGATGGCTTTTAGGGTTTTTTGTATATAGTACCACCGGTTTGATACATATTTTGCTGGTATTGGCGGTAATATCTTTACTACTTGGGGTAATACAAAAGGCCTGA